A region of Sphingobium baderi DNA encodes the following proteins:
- the rpsJ gene encoding 30S ribosomal protein S10, with protein sequence MDSNIRIRLKAFDHRVLDQATGDIAETARRTGALIRGPIPLPTRIEKFTVNRGPHIDKKSREQFEVRTYKRMLDIVQPTPQTVDALMKLDLAAGVNVEIKLA encoded by the coding sequence ATGGACAGCAACATCCGCATTCGCCTTAAGGCGTTCGATCATCGCGTGCTCGATCAGGCGACCGGCGACATCGCCGAAACCGCCCGTCGCACGGGCGCCCTCATTCGCGGTCCGATTCCTTTGCCGACGCGCATCGAGAAGTTCACGGTCAACCGTGGCCCGCATATCGACAAGAAGTCGCGCGAGCAGTTCGAGGTCCGCACCTACAAGCGTATGCTTGACATTGTGCAGCCGACGCCGCAGACGGTCGACGCGCTGATGAAGCTGGATCTGGCTGCCGGCGTGAACGTAGAGATCAAGTTGGCCTGA
- the rpsE gene encoding 30S ribosomal protein S5: protein MADENTNEVVAPVEGVEAAPTEGRGPGRGRGRGGDRNRGERGGRGRRDDRRGNRDEEQGEELIEKLVHINRVSKTVKGGKRFGFAALVVVGDGKGRAGFGHGKAREVPEAISKATASAKKAMVRIPLKEGRTLHHDGLGHFGAGKVTVRSAPAGTGIIAGGPMRAVFESLGVADVVTKSNGTSNPYNMIRATFEALGEQTSPKSVAQRRGKKVADLLRRGGASAEVAQADAEAIAE from the coding sequence ATGGCTGACGAAAACACCAATGAAGTCGTCGCGCCCGTCGAGGGCGTCGAGGCTGCACCGACCGAAGGTCGCGGCCCCGGCCGTGGCCGTGGCCGTGGCGGCGATCGCAACCGTGGCGAACGCGGCGGCCGTGGACGCCGCGACGACCGTCGCGGCAACCGCGACGAGGAGCAGGGCGAAGAGCTGATCGAGAAGCTGGTTCACATCAACCGTGTCTCCAAGACCGTGAAGGGCGGCAAGCGCTTCGGTTTCGCGGCTCTGGTCGTCGTCGGCGACGGCAAGGGCCGTGCGGGCTTTGGCCATGGCAAGGCGCGCGAAGTGCCCGAAGCCATCAGCAAGGCGACCGCCTCGGCCAAGAAGGCGATGGTCCGCATTCCGCTCAAGGAAGGCCGCACCCTGCACCATGATGGCCTCGGCCATTTCGGCGCGGGCAAGGTGACCGTCCGTTCTGCACCCGCCGGTACGGGCATCATCGCCGGTGGTCCGATGCGCGCCGTGTTCGAAAGCCTGGGCGTCGCGGACGTCGTGACCAAGTCCAACGGCACGTCGAACCCCTATAACATGATCCGTGCGACCTTCGAGGCGCTGGGCGAACAGACCAGCCCCAAGTCGGTGGCGCAGCGTCGTGGCAAGAAGGTCGCGGACCTTCTGCGTCGCGGTGGCGCCTCGGCCGAAGTCGCGCAGGCTGACGCCGAAGCGATTGCGGAGTAA
- the rplD gene encoding 50S ribosomal protein L4, with translation MKVKVQTLDAQAAGDLELNDAVFGLEPRADILHRVVTWQLEKRRGTARGTRERSDVARTGKKFGRQKGGGTARHGDRRAPVFIGGGKAHGARVRDFNPSLNKKVRALGLKMALSSKVKSGSLTIIDTLDVKDGKTRELVASLAKLNLSKALFIDGDAVNISFAKASANIVGVNLLPAVGANVYDILKADSLVLTRAAVEKLEARFNG, from the coding sequence ATGAAGGTCAAGGTACAGACCCTCGACGCGCAGGCCGCCGGCGACCTGGAGCTCAACGATGCCGTGTTCGGCCTCGAGCCCCGCGCCGACATCCTGCATCGCGTCGTCACCTGGCAGCTCGAAAAGCGTCGCGGCACCGCCCGTGGCACCCGCGAGCGTAGCGACGTCGCCCGCACCGGCAAGAAGTTCGGCCGCCAGAAGGGTGGCGGCACCGCTCGTCACGGTGATCGCCGCGCTCCGGTGTTCATCGGTGGTGGTAAGGCTCATGGCGCCCGCGTCCGCGACTTCAACCCCTCGCTGAACAAGAAGGTTCGCGCGCTGGGCCTGAAGATGGCGCTGTCGTCGAAGGTCAAGAGCGGTTCGCTCACCATCATCGACACTCTCGACGTCAAGGACGGCAAGACCCGGGAACTGGTCGCCAGCCTCGCCAAGCTGAACCTCTCCAAGGCGCTGTTCATCGACGGCGACGCGGTCAACATCAGCTTTGCCAAGGCCTCGGCCAACATCGTCGGCGTAAACCTGTTGCCCGCCGTGGGCGCCAATGTTTACGACATCCTGAAGGCCGACTCGCTGGTGCTCACCCGCGCCGCGGTCGAAAAGCTGGAGGCCCGTTTCAATGGCTAA
- the rpsC gene encoding 30S ribosomal protein S3 encodes MGHKSNPIGLRLQINRTWDSRWFAEGADYGRLLLEDLKIRKFIMKSLPQAAISKVVIERPAKLCRVSIYAARPGVIIGKKGADIEKLRKKLSALTSSDVSLNIVEIRKPEIDSKLVAQGIADQLERRVAFRRAMKRAVQSALRLGAEGIKITCGGRLGGAEIARVEWYREGRVPLHTLRANVDYAEAEAHTAYGVCGIKVWIFKGEILGHDPMATDRLMLEAQTSGVRPAR; translated from the coding sequence ATGGGTCACAAGAGCAATCCGATCGGTCTGCGTCTTCAGATCAACCGCACCTGGGACAGCCGCTGGTTCGCCGAAGGCGCCGACTATGGCCGTCTGCTGCTGGAAGATCTCAAGATCCGCAAGTTCATCATGAAGTCGCTGCCGCAGGCTGCGATCTCCAAGGTGGTGATCGAACGTCCCGCCAAGCTGTGCCGCGTATCGATCTACGCTGCCCGTCCCGGTGTCATCATCGGCAAGAAGGGCGCGGACATCGAGAAGCTGCGTAAGAAGCTGAGCGCGCTCACGTCGTCGGACGTGTCGCTGAACATCGTCGAGATCCGCAAGCCGGAAATCGATAGCAAGCTCGTCGCACAGGGCATCGCCGATCAGCTCGAACGCCGCGTGGCGTTCCGCCGGGCGATGAAGCGGGCGGTGCAGTCGGCCCTGCGTCTGGGCGCTGAAGGCATCAAGATCACCTGCGGCGGCCGTCTGGGCGGCGCGGAGATCGCGCGCGTCGAATGGTATCGCGAAGGCCGCGTTCCGCTGCACACGCTGCGTGCGAACGTCGATTATGCCGAAGCCGAAGCCCACACCGCTTATGGCGTCTGCGGCATCAAGGTCTGGATCTTCAAGGGTGAGATCCTGGGCCACGATCCGATGGCCACCGACCGGCTGATGCTGGAGGCTCAGACCTCCGGCGTGCGCCCGGCGCGCTGA
- the rplE gene encoding 50S ribosomal protein L5, producing the protein MADKYIPRSKAQYDESIVKAMTEKFGYKNVMEVPRIEKITLNMGVGEATQDKKKVTSAAEEMELIAGQKPVITKAKKSIAQFKLREGMPIGAKVTLRRERMYEFLDRLINIALPRVRDFRGLNPKSFDGRGNYAFGIKEQIIFPEINYDRIDKVRGMDIIVTTTAKTDEEARELLRLFGFPFPQEEEKQAA; encoded by the coding sequence ATGGCCGATAAGTACATTCCGCGCTCCAAGGCGCAGTATGACGAATCCATCGTCAAGGCGATGACCGAGAAATTCGGTTACAAGAACGTCATGGAAGTGCCCAGGATCGAAAAGATCACGCTCAACATGGGCGTGGGCGAAGCGACCCAGGACAAGAAGAAGGTCACTTCGGCCGCCGAGGAAATGGAACTGATCGCGGGCCAGAAGCCCGTCATCACCAAGGCGAAGAAGTCGATCGCGCAGTTCAAGCTGCGTGAAGGCATGCCGATCGGCGCCAAGGTCACGCTGCGCCGCGAGCGCATGTATGAATTCCTGGATCGCCTGATCAACATCGCCCTGCCCCGCGTGCGCGACTTTCGTGGTCTCAATCCGAAGAGCTTCGACGGCCGTGGCAACTATGCCTTCGGCATCAAGGAGCAGATCATCTTCCCCGAGATCAACTATGACCGCATCGACAAGGTGCGCGGCATGGACATCATCGTGACCACCACCGCGAAGACGGACGAGGAAGCGCGCGAATTGCTGCGTCTCTTCGGCTTCCCCTTCCCGCAGGAAGAAGAGAAGCAGGCGGCCTGA
- the rpsQ gene encoding 30S ribosomal protein S17, whose product MPKRVLTGTVVSDKTDKTVVVRVERKVKHALYGKIIRRSKKYHAHDEGNAYKEGETVRIEETAPISKLKTWKVIERVDTHKSPEQAA is encoded by the coding sequence ATGCCCAAGCGCGTGCTGACGGGAACGGTGGTTTCCGACAAGACCGACAAGACGGTGGTGGTTCGCGTAGAGCGCAAGGTGAAACATGCGCTCTACGGTAAGATCATTCGCCGTTCGAAAAAATATCATGCCCATGACGAAGGCAACGCCTACAAGGAAGGCGAGACGGTCCGCATCGAGGAGACCGCCCCGATTTCCAAGCTCAAGACCTGGAAGGTCATCGAGCGGGTGGACACGCACAAGTCGCCTGAACAGGCGGCGTGA
- the rpsH gene encoding 30S ribosomal protein S8, which produces MALTDPLGDMLTRIRNGQQAKKDSVVSPASKLRARVLDVLQREGYIRGYSEEALGKHPGLRIELKYFEGQPAIKHVARVSKPGRRVYSGSKELPIVRNGLGITIVSTPRGVLSDAEAREQNVGGEVLAEVF; this is translated from the coding sequence ATGGCATTGACCGATCCCCTGGGTGATATGCTCACCCGCATCCGCAACGGGCAGCAGGCGAAGAAGGACAGTGTTGTGTCCCCCGCCTCGAAGCTCCGTGCCCGCGTGCTCGACGTGCTTCAGCGCGAAGGCTATATCCGTGGCTATTCCGAAGAAGCTCTCGGCAAGCACCCCGGCCTGCGGATCGAACTGAAATATTTCGAGGGCCAGCCGGCGATCAAGCATGTCGCCCGCGTGTCCAAGCCTGGCCGCCGCGTCTATTCGGGTTCCAAGGAACTGCCGATCGTGCGCAATGGCCTGGGCATCACCATTGTCTCAACGCCCCGTGGCGTTCTGTCCGACGCCGAAGCGCGTGAGCAGAATGTCGGCGGCGAAGTGCTGGCGGAGGTGTTCTGA
- the rplP gene encoding 50S ribosomal protein L16, producing MLQPKKMKFRKTFKGRIKGDAKGGSALNFGSYGLKAMEPERITARQIEAARRAITRHIRRQGRLWIRVFPDVPVSKKPAEVRQGKGKGSVEYWAARVKPGRILFELDGVPGPLAAEAFSRAAMKLPIKTKVVARLGDTSHLEG from the coding sequence ATGCTGCAACCGAAGAAAATGAAGTTCCGCAAGACCTTCAAGGGTCGGATCAAGGGCGACGCCAAGGGCGGTTCGGCTCTGAACTTCGGCTCCTATGGTCTCAAGGCCATGGAGCCTGAGCGGATCACCGCGCGTCAGATCGAAGCGGCTCGCCGCGCGATCACCCGCCACATCCGCCGTCAGGGCCGTCTGTGGATCCGCGTGTTCCCCGACGTTCCGGTGTCGAAGAAGCCGGCCGAAGTCCGTCAGGGCAAGGGCAAGGGTTCGGTCGAATATTGGGCTGCTCGCGTGAAGCCCGGCCGCATCCTGTTCGAACTGGACGGTGTGCCCGGCCCGCTCGCAGCAGAGGCATTCTCGCGCGCCGCGATGAAGCTGCCCATCAAGACCAAGGTTGTTGCCCGCCTCGGCGACACCTCGCACCTGGAGGGTTAA
- the rpsN gene encoding 30S ribosomal protein S14, with protein MAKLSSINKNERRKKLVKKYAGRYAKLKAIANDTTADDSDRLIARLKMAEIPRNGNPTRVRNRCELTGRPRAYYRKFRLCRVQLRDLANKGLIPGVTKSSW; from the coding sequence ATGGCGAAACTGAGTTCGATCAACAAGAACGAGCGCCGCAAGAAGCTGGTGAAGAAATATGCCGGCCGCTATGCGAAGCTCAAGGCGATCGCGAATGATACGACCGCTGATGACAGCGATCGTCTGATCGCGCGTCTGAAGATGGCGGAAATCCCCCGCAACGGCAATCCGACCCGCGTGCGTAACCGCTGCGAACTGACGGGCCGTCCCCGGGCTTATTACCGCAAATTCCGTCTCTGCCGCGTGCAGCTTCGTGATCTGGCCAACAAGGGCCTGATCCCCGGCGTCACCAAGTCGAGCTGGTAA
- the rpmC gene encoding 50S ribosomal protein L29 has protein sequence MANVADLKTKTDDELSTELNNLKREQFNLRFQAATNQLEKPSRVKEVRRSIAQIKTLQTERSRSAAK, from the coding sequence GTGGCGAACGTTGCCGACCTCAAGACCAAGACGGACGACGAACTGTCGACCGAACTGAACAACCTGAAGCGTGAGCAGTTCAACCTGCGCTTCCAGGCGGCCACCAACCAGCTGGAAAAGCCCAGCCGGGTAAAGGAAGTCCGCCGGTCGATCGCGCAGATCAAGACGCTGCAGACCGAGCGTTCGCGCTCGGCCGCGAAGTAA
- the rplR gene encoding 50S ribosomal protein L18, translating to MAKLSLFERRRRRVRTALKAVSGAKPRLSVHRSGRHIYAQVIDDAQGRTVAAASTLEKDVRGKTGANAEAAAEVGKRVAAAATAAGVTQVVFDRGGFLFHGRVKALADAAREGGLEF from the coding sequence ATGGCAAAGCTTTCCCTCTTCGAGCGGCGTCGCCGCCGCGTTCGCACCGCCCTCAAGGCGGTATCGGGGGCCAAACCCCGTCTCAGCGTCCATCGTTCGGGCCGGCACATCTATGCCCAGGTCATTGACGACGCGCAGGGCCGCACCGTTGCTGCCGCTTCGACCCTGGAAAAGGATGTTCGCGGCAAGACCGGTGCGAACGCCGAAGCCGCGGCCGAAGTCGGCAAGCGCGTTGCGGCTGCCGCGACCGCCGCTGGCGTCACCCAGGTCGTGTTCGACCGCGGTGGCTTCCTGTTCCATGGCCGCGTCAAGGCGCTGGCCGATGCCGCCCGCGAAGGCGGGCTGGAGTTCTGA
- the rpsS gene encoding 30S ribosomal protein S19, producing MARSVWKGPFVDLSLLKKAEAAQDAGGRAPIKTWSRRSTILPQFVGLTFNVYNGRKHVPVSVNEDMVGHKLGEFAPTRYFPGHAADKKGKR from the coding sequence ATGGCTCGTTCCGTCTGGAAAGGTCCGTTCGTGGACCTCAGCCTTCTGAAGAAGGCGGAAGCCGCGCAGGACGCCGGTGGCCGTGCGCCGATCAAGACCTGGTCGCGCCGCTCCACCATCCTGCCGCAGTTCGTCGGCCTGACGTTCAACGTCTATAACGGCCGCAAGCATGTTCCGGTGTCCGTCAACGAGGATATGGTGGGTCACAAGCTGGGCGAATTCGCTCCGACCCGCTACTTCCCCGGCCACGCCGCCGACAAGAAGGGCAAGCGCTAA
- the rplB gene encoding 50S ribosomal protein L2 — protein sequence MALKHYNPTSPAQRGLILVDKSSLHKGKPVKALTEGKRKTGGRNNKGHVTSRGIAGGHKQRYRIIDFKRRLWDVEGTVERLEYDPNRTAFIALVNYPDGTQAYILAPQRLAPGDKVIAGKKTDVKPGNAMELGQMPVGTIIHNIEMKPGKGGQLCRSAGTYAQLVGRDRGMVMVRLSSGEQRYIRSDCMGTVGAVSNPDNANTNLAKAGRSRWLGRRPLTRGVAKNPVDHPHGGGEGRTSGGRHPVTPWGKPTKGARTRHNKATDKFIIRSRHAKKKR from the coding sequence ATGGCACTCAAGCACTATAATCCGACGAGCCCGGCCCAGCGCGGCCTGATCCTCGTCGACAAATCCAGCCTGCATAAGGGCAAGCCCGTCAAGGCGCTGACCGAAGGCAAGCGCAAGACCGGTGGCCGTAACAACAAGGGCCATGTGACCTCGCGCGGTATCGCGGGCGGTCACAAGCAGCGTTACCGCATCATCGACTTCAAGCGTCGGCTGTGGGACGTGGAAGGCACGGTCGAGCGTCTGGAATATGACCCCAACCGCACCGCCTTCATCGCGCTGGTCAATTATCCCGACGGCACCCAGGCGTATATCCTGGCGCCGCAGCGTCTTGCTCCCGGTGACAAGGTCATCGCAGGCAAGAAGACCGACGTGAAGCCGGGCAACGCGATGGAACTGGGTCAGATGCCGGTCGGTACCATCATCCACAATATCGAGATGAAGCCCGGCAAGGGCGGTCAGCTCTGCCGTTCGGCGGGCACTTACGCCCAGCTGGTCGGTCGCGATCGTGGCATGGTGATGGTTCGCCTGTCTTCGGGCGAACAGCGCTACATCCGCTCGGATTGCATGGGCACCGTTGGCGCCGTGTCGAACCCCGACAACGCGAACACCAATCTCGCCAAGGCGGGCCGCAGTCGCTGGCTCGGCCGCCGTCCGCTGACGCGCGGCGTGGCGAAGAACCCGGTCGATCACCCGCATGGTGGTGGTGAAGGCCGCACCTCGGGCGGCCGTCATCCGGTCACGCCCTGGGGCAAGCCGACCAAGGGTGCGCGCACCCGCCACAACAAGGCGACGGACAAGTTCATCATCCGTAGCCGCCACGCCAAGAAGAAGAGGTAA
- the rplV gene encoding 50S ribosomal protein L22: protein MSKEKAPRRVADNEALAVGTQIRGSAQKLNLVAALIRGRKVEDALNVLTFSKKAMAVDVRKVLASAIANAENNHNLDVDALVVAEASVGKSFTLKRFHARGRGKSTRILKPFSRVRIVVREAGEEAEA, encoded by the coding sequence ATGAGCAAGGAAAAAGCTCCCCGTCGCGTCGCCGACAATGAGGCGCTGGCCGTTGGCACGCAGATTCGCGGTTCGGCCCAGAAGCTGAACCTGGTCGCCGCGCTGATCCGTGGCCGGAAGGTCGAGGACGCGCTCAATGTGCTCACCTTCTCGAAGAAGGCGATGGCCGTCGACGTGCGCAAGGTGCTGGCCTCGGCCATCGCCAATGCGGAAAACAACCACAATCTGGACGTCGACGCGCTGGTCGTCGCGGAAGCATCGGTGGGCAAGAGCTTCACCCTGAAGCGCTTCCACGCTCGCGGCCGCGGCAAATCGACCCGGATCCTCAAGCCCTTCAGCCGCGTACGCATTGTCGTGCGTGAAGCTGGCGAAGAAGCGGAGGCGTAA
- the rplC gene encoding 50S ribosomal protein L3: MRTGVIAKKVGMTRLFQEDGRHVPVTVLALEGNQVVARKEVDRDGYVAVQLGAGVAKVKNVAKPQRGHFAKAEVEPKARLVEFRVAEDALLDVGAEIAADHFITGQLVDVAGHTQGKGFAGAMKRWGFGGMRATHGVSISHRAHGSTGNRQDPGRVFKNKKMAGHMGDRERTQQNLEIVRTDVERGLLFVKGSVPGAKGTWLTVSDAVKVARPADAPYPASLKKADNSNDSAPADTPAEEVVAVEATEGQEG; encoded by the coding sequence ATGCGCACTGGCGTTATCGCTAAGAAAGTCGGGATGACCCGTCTGTTCCAAGAGGACGGACGTCATGTTCCGGTTACGGTTCTTGCCCTTGAGGGCAATCAGGTCGTGGCCCGCAAGGAAGTCGATCGTGACGGTTATGTCGCGGTCCAGCTCGGCGCGGGCGTCGCGAAGGTCAAGAATGTCGCCAAGCCGCAGCGCGGCCACTTCGCCAAGGCGGAAGTGGAGCCGAAGGCGCGTCTGGTCGAATTCCGCGTCGCCGAGGATGCGCTCCTCGATGTCGGTGCCGAGATCGCGGCCGATCATTTCATCACCGGTCAGCTGGTCGATGTTGCCGGTCACACCCAGGGCAAGGGCTTTGCCGGCGCTATGAAGCGCTGGGGCTTCGGCGGCATGCGCGCCACCCACGGCGTGTCGATCAGCCACCGTGCTCATGGTTCGACGGGTAACCGGCAGGATCCGGGCCGCGTCTTCAAGAACAAGAAGATGGCCGGCCACATGGGTGATCGTGAGCGGACCCAGCAGAACCTCGAAATCGTCCGCACGGACGTCGAGCGCGGCCTGCTGTTCGTGAAGGGCAGCGTTCCGGGCGCCAAGGGCACCTGGCTGACTGTCAGCGACGCCGTTAAGGTCGCCCGTCCGGCGGATGCGCCTTATCCCGCCAGCCTGAAGAAGGCTGACAACAGCAACGACAGCGCTCCTGCTGATACCCCGGCTGAAGAAGTCGTGGCAGTGGAAGCCACCGAAGGCCAGGAGGGCTAA
- the rplF gene encoding 50S ribosomal protein L6 produces MSRIGKKPVAIPAGVTATIEGGQLSVKGPKGTLAMPLREEISYTLENDGISVQPANKTKAARAFWGMQRTLVQNLITGVTEGFSKKLLITGVGYRANAQGKNLKLQLGYSHDVDFPVPEGIEIKTPDNTTVEISGIDKQKVGQVAAEIRRWRKPEPYKGKGIKYDGEFIFRKEGKKK; encoded by the coding sequence ATGAGCCGCATCGGTAAAAAGCCGGTCGCGATCCCCGCAGGGGTGACTGCGACCATCGAGGGCGGGCAGCTCTCGGTAAAGGGTCCGAAGGGCACCCTCGCCATGCCGCTGCGTGAAGAGATCAGCTACACGCTCGAAAATGACGGCATTTCCGTGCAGCCTGCGAACAAGACCAAAGCAGCGCGGGCCTTCTGGGGCATGCAACGCACGCTGGTGCAGAACCTGATCACCGGCGTGACGGAGGGCTTCTCCAAGAAGCTGCTGATCACCGGTGTCGGCTACCGCGCCAACGCGCAGGGCAAAAACCTGAAGCTGCAGCTTGGCTATAGCCATGATGTTGATTTCCCGGTGCCCGAGGGCATTGAGATCAAGACCCCGGATAACACCACGGTCGAGATCAGCGGTATCGACAAGCAGAAGGTCGGCCAGGTGGCTGCCGAGATCCGTCGCTGGCGTAAGCCTGAACCCTATAAGGGCAAGGGCATCAAATATGACGGCGAGTTCATCTTCCGCAAGGAAGGGAAGAAGAAGTAA
- the rplN gene encoding 50S ribosomal protein L14, translating into MIQMQSNLDVADNSGAKRVQCIKVLGGSKRRFASVGDIIVVSVKEAQPRGKVKKGDVHRAVIVRTAKDVRRADGSVIRFDGNAAVLINKNEEPIGTRIFGPVVRELRAKKHMKIISLAPEVL; encoded by the coding sequence ATGATCCAGATGCAATCCAATCTTGACGTCGCGGACAACAGCGGCGCCAAGCGCGTCCAGTGCATCAAGGTGCTGGGCGGGTCGAAGCGGCGCTTCGCCAGCGTGGGCGACATCATCGTCGTCTCCGTCAAGGAAGCCCAGCCGCGCGGCAAGGTGAAGAAGGGGGACGTGCACCGCGCCGTCATCGTTCGCACCGCCAAGGACGTGCGTCGCGCTGACGGCAGCGTGATTCGCTTCGACGGCAATGCCGCTGTGCTTATCAACAAGAACGAGGAGCCGATCGGCACCCGTATCTTTGGCCCGGTCGTTCGCGAACTGCGCGCCAAGAAGCACATGAAGATCATTTCGCTTGCTCCCGAGGTGCTGTAA
- the rpmD gene encoding 50S ribosomal protein L30 has protein sequence MAQEKKTIKIKQIGSPIRRPADQKKILIGLGLGKMHRVVELEDTAEVRGAIKKLPHMVEVVEG, from the coding sequence ATGGCCCAAGAGAAAAAGACCATCAAGATCAAGCAGATCGGTTCGCCGATCCGCCGTCCCGCAGACCAGAAGAAGATTCTGATCGGCCTGGGCCTTGGCAAGATGCATCGCGTGGTGGAGCTGGAAGACACGGCGGAAGTCCGCGGTGCGATCAAGAAGCTGCCCCACATGGTGGAAGTGGTCGAAGGCTAA
- the rplX gene encoding 50S ribosomal protein L24: MSAAKIKKGDKVVVLAGKDKGRSGAVLQVLPKDDKVLVEGINVHARHRKPDQSNPQGGIERKPAPLHISNVAVADKDGKPTRVRFEDRDGKKVRVAVKSGEVL; this comes from the coding sequence ATGAGCGCTGCCAAGATCAAGAAGGGCGATAAGGTCGTCGTCCTGGCTGGCAAGGACAAGGGCCGCAGTGGCGCTGTGCTCCAGGTGCTTCCGAAGGACGACAAGGTCCTGGTGGAAGGCATCAACGTGCATGCGCGTCACCGCAAGCCCGACCAGTCGAACCCGCAGGGTGGCATCGAGCGCAAGCCCGCGCCGCTCCACATTTCGAACGTGGCGGTCGCCGACAAGGACGGCAAGCCGACCCGCGTCCGCTTCGAGGATCGCGACGGCAAGAAGGTCCGCGTCGCCGTCAAGTCCGGTGAGGTGCTGTAA
- a CDS encoding 50S ribosomal protein L23 codes for MAKKQAATVDNRHYDVVVAPHITEKSTLLSENNAVVFKVAGDASKPEIKAAVEALFGVTVKAVNTLVQKGKTKRWKGKPYKRSDVKKAIVTLAEGQSIDVTTGI; via the coding sequence ATGGCTAAGAAGCAAGCCGCAACGGTTGACAACCGTCATTATGACGTCGTGGTCGCCCCGCACATCACCGAGAAGTCGACCCTTCTCAGCGAGAACAACGCCGTGGTTTTCAAGGTGGCGGGCGATGCGTCCAAGCCGGAAATCAAGGCAGCTGTGGAAGCGCTGTTCGGCGTGACCGTGAAGGCGGTCAACACGCTGGTGCAGAAGGGCAAGACGAAGCGCTGGAAGGGCAAGCCCTACAAGCGTTCGGACGTCAAGAAGGCGATCGTCACGCTGGCCGAAGGCCAGTCCATCGACGTCACCACCGGTATTTGA